The Streptomyces phaeolivaceus genome has a window encoding:
- a CDS encoding DMT family transporter translates to MAWVLLVVAGVLEVGWSIGMKYTDGFTRPLPSVLTGAGIVASMLLLSYAARTLPIGTAYGVWVGIGAAGAAVVGMVWLGEPTTAARIFFVCLLLVAVVGLKATSGH, encoded by the coding sequence ATGGCCTGGGTTCTGCTCGTCGTCGCCGGAGTACTCGAAGTCGGCTGGTCGATCGGGATGAAGTACACCGATGGATTCACCCGCCCGCTGCCGAGCGTGCTCACCGGCGCCGGCATCGTCGCCAGCATGCTGCTGCTGTCCTACGCCGCCCGTACCCTGCCCATCGGTACCGCGTACGGCGTGTGGGTGGGGATCGGGGCGGCCGGGGCGGCGGTCGTCGGCATGGTGTGGCTGGGGGAGCCGACCACCGCCGCCCGGATCTTCTTCGTATGTCTGCTGCTCGTGGCCGTGGTGGGGTTGAAGGCCACCTCCGGCCACTGA
- a CDS encoding PTS transporter subunit EIIC: MNAAGSALQSTHLFQGMQKMGRSLQLPIAVLPAAGILNRLGQPDMFGDEGLGWTDVAKVMDGAGGALLNGELGLPLLFCVGVAIGMARKSDGTTALAAVAGFLVYYSVLHEFPKDCAPGSKAVDVGCRTPEGTVAAFSYQNPGVFGGIVIGLLTAYLWQRYHRTKLVDWLGFFNGRRLVPIIMSFVAIAFAALCLWIWPPIGDALESFSDWLNGLGAWGAGVFGIANRALLVIGLHQFLNVPIWFQFGSYTKPDGEVVHGDINMFLAGDPSAGQFTSGFFPIMMFALPAAALAITHCAKPSRRKEVGGLMTSVALTSFVTGITEPIEYSFLFIAPGLYVVHALLTGASMAVTWGLGVHDGFSFSAGLIDYVINWNLATKPWLIVPIGLCFAVVYYVIFRFAITRFDLKTPGREPEDEVEDMTKP, from the coding sequence ATGAACGCCGCCGGCAGCGCACTCCAGAGCACCCATCTGTTCCAGGGCATGCAGAAGATGGGCCGCAGCCTCCAACTGCCCATCGCCGTGCTGCCGGCCGCGGGCATCCTCAACCGCCTGGGCCAGCCGGACATGTTCGGCGACGAGGGGCTGGGATGGACGGACGTCGCCAAGGTGATGGACGGCGCGGGCGGCGCGCTGCTCAACGGCGAGCTGGGCCTGCCGCTGCTGTTCTGCGTGGGCGTGGCGATCGGCATGGCCCGGAAGTCGGACGGCACGACGGCGCTGGCGGCGGTCGCCGGGTTCCTCGTCTACTACAGCGTGCTGCACGAGTTCCCCAAGGACTGCGCGCCGGGCTCCAAGGCCGTCGACGTGGGCTGCCGGACACCGGAGGGGACGGTGGCGGCGTTCTCGTACCAGAACCCGGGGGTCTTCGGCGGGATCGTGATCGGGCTGCTCACCGCGTACCTCTGGCAGCGCTACCACCGTACGAAGCTGGTGGACTGGCTCGGGTTCTTCAACGGGCGGCGGCTGGTGCCGATCATCATGTCGTTCGTGGCGATCGCGTTCGCCGCGCTCTGTCTGTGGATCTGGCCGCCGATCGGTGACGCGCTGGAGAGCTTCAGCGACTGGCTGAACGGTCTGGGCGCGTGGGGCGCGGGGGTGTTCGGGATCGCGAACCGGGCGCTGCTCGTCATCGGGCTGCACCAGTTCCTGAACGTGCCCATCTGGTTCCAGTTCGGCAGCTACACCAAGCCGGACGGGGAGGTCGTGCACGGCGACATCAACATGTTCCTCGCCGGGGACCCGAGCGCGGGGCAGTTCACCTCCGGGTTCTTCCCGATCATGATGTTCGCGCTGCCGGCCGCCGCGCTCGCCATCACGCACTGCGCGAAGCCGAGCCGCCGCAAGGAGGTCGGCGGGCTGATGACGTCGGTCGCGCTGACGTCGTTCGTCACGGGCATCACCGAGCCCATCGAATACTCGTTCCTGTTCATCGCACCCGGGCTGTACGTCGTGCACGCGCTGCTGACCGGTGCGTCGATGGCGGTGACCTGGGGGCTCGGGGTGCACGACGGGTTCAGCTTCTCCGCCGGGCTCATCGACTACGTCATCAACTGGAACCTCGCGACCAAACCCTGGCTGATCGTCCCGATCGGGTTGTGCTTCGCGGTCGTGTACTACGTGATCTTCCGGTTCGCGATCACGAGGTTCGATCTGAAGACCCCGGGGCGGGAGCCGGAGGACGAGGTGGAGGACATGACGAAGCCGTAG
- a CDS encoding MBL fold metallo-hydrolase, which produces MKLTVVGCSGSFPSAESACSSYLVEADGFRLLLDMGNGALGELQRHCGLYDLDAIFLSHLHADHCIDMCAYFVARYYRHDGGRCDPIPVYGPEGTEQRLTTAYADTPSASSMSEVFDFHTVKPSTFEIGPFTVHTERVAHPVEAYGIRIEHDGRVLTYSGDTGVTDTLDELARDADLFLCEAAFTHGKENIPDLHLNGREAGETATRAGARRLVLTHVPPWTDPQVNLVDARAVYDGPVELAVPRMSYEI; this is translated from the coding sequence ATGAAGCTCACCGTCGTCGGCTGCTCGGGGTCGTTCCCGTCCGCGGAATCGGCCTGTTCGAGCTACCTCGTAGAGGCCGACGGCTTCCGGCTGCTCCTCGACATGGGCAACGGTGCCCTGGGCGAGCTGCAGCGCCACTGCGGTCTCTACGACCTCGACGCGATCTTCCTCAGCCATCTGCACGCCGACCACTGCATCGACATGTGCGCGTACTTTGTCGCACGGTACTACCGCCATGACGGGGGCCGCTGCGACCCCATCCCGGTCTACGGACCGGAGGGCACCGAGCAGCGCCTCACCACGGCCTACGCCGACACCCCGTCCGCCTCCTCCATGAGCGAGGTCTTCGACTTCCACACGGTCAAGCCGAGCACGTTCGAGATCGGCCCCTTCACCGTCCACACGGAACGGGTCGCCCACCCCGTCGAGGCGTACGGCATCCGGATCGAGCACGACGGCCGGGTCCTGACGTACTCCGGGGACACCGGCGTCACCGACACCCTGGACGAACTGGCCCGCGACGCCGACCTGTTCCTGTGCGAGGCCGCCTTCACCCACGGCAAGGAGAACATCCCGGACCTCCACCTCAACGGCCGCGAGGCCGGTGAGACGGCCACCCGGGCCGGCGCCCGCCGCCTCGTGCTCACCCACGTCCCGCCGTGGACCGACCCGCAGGTCAACCTCGTCGACGCCCGCGCGGTGTACGACGGCCCGGTGGAGCTGGCGGTGCCGAGGATGTCGTACGAGATCTGA
- a CDS encoding putative leader peptide: protein MVFDDVSEKTPGALLVARLHVDLCRLASAIC, encoded by the coding sequence ATGGTTTTTGACGACGTGAGCGAGAAGACGCCGGGCGCCCTGCTCGTGGCGCGGCTGCACGTCGACCTGTGCAGGCTTGCCAGCGCCATCTGTTGA
- a CDS encoding LacI family DNA-binding transcriptional regulator, whose translation MTQQTRRLPGRRPTLDDVARGSGVSKSTVSRVINGEDKVRAAVVERVREVIAELGYVPNSAARQLVTRRNNAIAVVASQPQNRLFIDPFFDLHLRGIRKELVAHGAQPVLLFLEEPEEYPRVGDFLGGGHVDGALLFSLRADDPLPGMIDRLGLPAVFGGRPLVREGEPAHDRVYVDADNRGGARVAVRHLVSLGRERVATITGPVGQEASALDRLDGYRDVLPGASPLLVEHSDYTRQGGADAMAALLDRRPDLDAVFVASDLMASGALQVLRERGRRVPEDVAVVGFDDLAPIAGHTDPPLTTVHQDIEGMGRLMARLLFSSTEDPAGGGAQGAGHPLSSVVTPTRLVVRQSA comes from the coding sequence TTGACTCAACAGACGCGACGACTGCCCGGTCGGCGCCCCACCCTGGACGACGTCGCACGTGGCTCGGGCGTGTCCAAGTCCACCGTGTCACGGGTGATCAACGGCGAGGACAAGGTCCGCGCGGCGGTCGTCGAACGGGTCCGGGAGGTCATCGCCGAACTGGGCTATGTACCGAACTCCGCCGCCCGCCAGCTGGTCACCCGCCGCAACAACGCCATCGCCGTCGTCGCGAGCCAGCCGCAGAACCGGCTCTTCATCGACCCCTTCTTCGACCTCCACCTCCGGGGCATCCGCAAGGAACTCGTCGCCCACGGGGCGCAGCCCGTCCTGCTCTTCCTGGAGGAGCCCGAGGAGTACCCGCGCGTCGGCGACTTCCTGGGCGGCGGCCATGTCGACGGCGCCCTCCTGTTCTCGCTGCGCGCCGACGACCCGCTGCCCGGCATGATCGACCGCCTCGGCCTGCCCGCCGTCTTCGGCGGCCGGCCCCTGGTCCGCGAGGGCGAGCCCGCGCACGACCGGGTCTACGTCGACGCCGACAACCGGGGCGGCGCCCGCGTTGCTGTCCGCCATCTGGTCTCCCTGGGCCGGGAACGTGTCGCGACGATCACCGGCCCGGTCGGTCAGGAGGCCTCGGCCCTGGACCGTCTGGACGGCTACCGGGACGTCCTCCCCGGCGCCTCGCCGCTCCTCGTCGAACACTCCGACTACACCCGGCAGGGCGGCGCCGACGCCATGGCCGCGCTCCTCGACCGCCGCCCCGACCTGGACGCCGTCTTCGTCGCCTCCGACCTGATGGCCTCCGGCGCGCTCCAGGTGCTGCGCGAACGCGGGCGCCGGGTGCCCGAGGACGTGGCCGTCGTGGGCTTCGACGACCTCGCGCCCATCGCCGGGCACACCGACCCGCCGCTGACCACCGTCCACCAGGACATCGAGGGCATGGGGCGGCTGATGGCCCGGCTGCTGTTCAGCAGTACGGAGGACCCCGCGGGCGGCGGGGCGCAGGGGGCGGGACACCCCCTGTCCTCCGTGGTCACCCCCACGCGACTGGTCGTCCGGCAGTCGGCCTGA
- a CDS encoding type II toxin-antitoxin system PemK/MazF family toxin, with translation MDTSWWLALAAVVSLALLATLVDGWGRSRRPPRRARRPGGRARPPGRPERARGPVPRPRPAEIWWASVPFEDGPGGKDRPCLVLAVRGDRARVAKITSRYRDERAGVIPLPPGTVGDVRGRPSFLETGELRDVPVHDFRRKAGVADPILWDQVRHLSA, from the coding sequence ATGGACACGTCCTGGTGGTTGGCGCTCGCGGCGGTGGTGTCGCTGGCGCTGCTCGCGACGCTCGTCGACGGTTGGGGGCGGTCGCGACGGCCGCCTCGGCGGGCGCGACGGCCGGGTGGGCGGGCGCGTCCGCCGGGGCGTCCCGAGCGGGCGCGGGGGCCTGTGCCGCGGCCCCGGCCCGCGGAGATCTGGTGGGCGAGTGTGCCGTTCGAGGACGGGCCCGGGGGCAAGGACCGGCCGTGTCTGGTGCTGGCCGTGCGGGGGGATCGCGCCCGGGTCGCCAAGATCACGAGCCGCTACCGCGACGAACGGGCGGGGGTGATTCCGCTGCCGCCGGGCACGGTAGGTGATGTGCGGGGGCGTCCCAGCTTTCTGGAGACGGGCGAGCTGCGTGACGTCCCGGTCCACGACTTCCGCCGCAAGGCCGGCGTGGCCGACCCGATCCTCTGGGACCAGGTCCGCCATCTGTCGGCCTGA
- the rdgB gene encoding RdgB/HAM1 family non-canonical purine NTP pyrophosphatase, with amino-acid sequence MTRLILATRNAGKLTELKAILADAGLAHELVGADAYPDIPDVKETGVTFAENALLKAHALARATGFPAIADDSGLCVDVLNGAPGIFSARWAGTHGDDKANLALLLAQLGDIADEHRGAHFNCAAALALPDGTERVVEGRLRGVLRHTPVGTNGFGYDPILQPEGDTRTCAELSPEEKNAISHRGKAFRGLVPVLRELVG; translated from the coding sequence ATGACCCGCCTGATCCTCGCCACCCGCAACGCCGGCAAGCTCACCGAGCTGAAGGCCATCCTCGCCGACGCGGGCCTCGCCCACGAACTCGTCGGCGCGGACGCCTATCCGGACATCCCCGACGTCAAGGAAACCGGCGTCACCTTCGCCGAGAACGCCCTGCTGAAGGCCCACGCCCTCGCCCGCGCCACCGGCTTCCCCGCCATCGCCGACGACTCCGGCCTCTGCGTCGACGTCCTGAACGGCGCCCCCGGCATCTTCTCCGCCCGCTGGGCCGGCACCCACGGCGACGACAAGGCCAACCTGGCACTGCTGCTGGCCCAGCTCGGCGACATCGCCGACGAACACCGTGGCGCCCACTTCAACTGCGCCGCGGCCCTCGCCCTGCCGGACGGCACGGAGCGCGTGGTCGAGGGGCGGCTGAGGGGCGTACTGCGTCACACCCCGGTCGGCACGAACGGCTTCGGCTACGACCCGATCCTCCAGCCGGAGGGGGATACGCGGACGTGTGCGGAGCTGAGCCCGGAGGAGAAGAACGCGATCAGCCACCGGGGCAAGGCGTTCCGGGGGCTGGTGCCGGTGCTGCGGGAGCTGGTGGGCTGA
- the bcp gene encoding thioredoxin-dependent thiol peroxidase: MSERLQPGDVAPAFTLPDADGNAVSLSDHRGRKVIVYFYPAALTPGCTKQACDFTDNLELLADAGYDVIGISPDQPEKLAKFRDKESLKVTLLGDPDKTALDAYAAFGEKKNYGKTYQGVIRSTIIVDEEGKVTHALYNVRATGHVAKIIKDLGI, translated from the coding sequence ATGAGCGAGCGACTCCAGCCCGGTGACGTGGCCCCCGCCTTCACCCTCCCCGACGCCGACGGCAACGCGGTGTCCCTGTCCGACCACAGGGGCCGCAAGGTCATCGTCTACTTCTACCCGGCCGCCCTGACCCCCGGCTGCACCAAGCAGGCCTGCGACTTCACCGACAACCTGGAGCTCCTCGCGGACGCCGGGTACGACGTCATCGGCATCTCCCCCGACCAGCCCGAGAAACTCGCCAAGTTCCGCGACAAGGAGTCCCTGAAGGTCACCCTTCTCGGCGACCCCGACAAGACGGCCCTGGACGCCTACGCCGCCTTCGGCGAGAAGAAGAACTACGGCAAGACCTACCAGGGCGTCATCCGCTCCACGATCATCGTCGACGAGGAGGGCAAGGTGACCCACGCCCTCTACAACGTCCGCGCGACGGGCCACGTGGCGAAGATCATCAAGGACCTGGGCATCTGA
- a CDS encoding GroES family chaperonin, protein MSEKTQHDKLPIRMLHDRVLVRQDTAEGERRSGGGILIPATAAVGRRLAWAGVVAVGQNVRTVEPGDRVLYDPEDRAEVEVRGVAYVLMRERDLHAVAADRFEGSEDSTGLYL, encoded by the coding sequence GTGAGCGAGAAGACCCAGCACGACAAGTTGCCCATCCGGATGCTCCACGACCGTGTGCTCGTGCGGCAGGACACCGCCGAGGGCGAGCGGCGTTCCGGCGGCGGCATCCTGATCCCCGCGACGGCGGCCGTCGGCCGGCGCCTCGCCTGGGCCGGGGTCGTCGCGGTCGGCCAGAACGTCCGGACCGTCGAGCCCGGCGACCGGGTCCTCTACGACCCCGAGGATCGCGCCGAGGTCGAGGTCCGGGGCGTGGCGTACGTGCTGATGCGGGAGCGTGATCTGCACGCGGTGGCCGCGGACCGGTTCGAGGGGTCGGAGGACTCCACCGGCCTGTATCTCTGA
- a CDS encoding Mov34/MPN/PAD-1 family protein, protein MLTITQSLVDQIVAHARKDHPDEACGVIAGPEGSDRPERFIPMLNAAMSPTFYEFDSGDLLKLYREMDDRDEEPVVVYHSHTATEAHPSRTDISYANEPGAHYVLVSTADTDGLGEFQFRSFRIVEGEVTEEEVRIVDAY, encoded by the coding sequence ATGCTGACCATCACCCAGTCACTCGTCGACCAGATCGTGGCCCACGCCCGCAAGGACCACCCCGACGAGGCGTGCGGCGTCATCGCGGGGCCGGAGGGTTCGGACCGGCCGGAACGTTTCATCCCGATGCTGAACGCGGCCATGTCGCCCACGTTCTACGAGTTCGACTCGGGAGATCTGCTCAAGCTCTACCGCGAGATGGACGACCGCGACGAGGAGCCGGTGGTCGTCTACCACTCCCACACCGCCACCGAGGCCCACCCCTCCCGCACCGACATCTCGTACGCCAACGAGCCCGGCGCGCACTACGTCCTCGTCTCCACCGCCGACACCGACGGCCTCGGCGAGTTCCAGTTCCGCTCTTTCCGGATCGTCGAGGGCGAGGTGACCGAGGAGGAGGTGCGGATCGTCGACGCGTACTGA
- a CDS encoding glucose PTS transporter subunit EIIB has translation MASKAEKIVAGLGGLDNIEEVEGCITRLRTEVRDASLVDDAALKAAGAHGVVKMGTAIQVVIGTDADPIAAEIEDMM, from the coding sequence ATGGCCAGTAAGGCTGAGAAGATCGTCGCCGGGCTCGGTGGCCTCGACAACATCGAAGAGGTCGAGGGCTGCATCACGCGCCTGCGCACCGAGGTCCGTGACGCCTCCCTCGTGGACGACGCCGCGCTCAAGGCCGCCGGTGCCCATGGCGTCGTCAAGATGGGCACCGCGATCCAGGTCGTCATCGGCACGGACGCCGACCCCATCGCCGCGGAGATCGAAGACATGATGTAG
- a CDS encoding PLP-dependent cysteine synthase family protein yields the protein MRYDSPLAAVGNTPLVCLPRLSPSAEVRIWAKLEDRNPTGSVKDRPALHMIEQAEKDGRLTPGCTILEPTSGNTGISLAMAAKLKGYRIVCVMPENTSQERRDLLGMWGAEIIPSPAAGGSNTAVRVAKELSAEHPDWVMLYQYGNPDNAGAHYATTGPEILADLPSITHFVAGLGTTGTLMGVGRYLREQKPDVKIVAAEPRYDDLVYGLRNLDEGFVPELYDASVLTTRFSVGSADAVTRTRELLQQEGIFAGVSTGAALHAAIGVGNKAVKSGEPADIVFVVADGGWKYLSTGVYTAATTEEAIETLQGQLWA from the coding sequence ATGCGCTACGACTCCCCGCTGGCCGCGGTGGGCAACACCCCTCTGGTGTGCCTGCCGCGGCTGTCGCCGTCCGCCGAGGTCCGTATCTGGGCGAAGCTGGAGGACCGCAATCCGACGGGTTCGGTCAAGGACCGGCCCGCCCTGCACATGATCGAACAGGCGGAGAAGGACGGCCGGCTCACCCCCGGCTGCACGATCCTGGAGCCCACCTCGGGCAACACCGGCATCTCCCTCGCCATGGCGGCCAAGCTCAAGGGCTACCGCATCGTCTGCGTGATGCCCGAGAACACCTCCCAGGAGCGGCGCGACCTGCTCGGCATGTGGGGCGCCGAGATCATCCCGTCCCCGGCGGCGGGGGGCTCCAACACGGCCGTACGCGTGGCGAAGGAACTCTCCGCCGAGCATCCCGACTGGGTGATGCTCTACCAGTACGGCAACCCCGACAACGCGGGCGCCCACTACGCCACGACCGGCCCGGAGATCCTGGCGGACCTCCCCTCCATCACCCACTTCGTGGCGGGTCTCGGCACCACGGGCACGCTGATGGGCGTGGGCCGCTACCTCCGGGAACAGAAGCCGGACGTCAAGATCGTCGCCGCCGAGCCGCGCTACGACGACCTCGTCTACGGGCTGCGCAACCTCGACGAGGGCTTCGTGCCCGAGCTGTACGACGCGTCCGTCCTCACCACCCGCTTCTCCGTCGGCTCCGCCGACGCGGTGACCCGTACGCGGGAGCTCCTGCAGCAGGAGGGAATCTTCGCCGGCGTGTCCACCGGCGCCGCGCTGCACGCGGCGATCGGCGTCGGCAACAAGGCGGTCAAGTCCGGCGAGCCGGCCGACATCGTCTTCGTGGTCGCCGACGGTGGCTGGAAGTACCTGTCGACGGGCGTCTACACGGCGGCGACGACGGAAGAGGCCATCGAGACGTTGCAGGGGCAGCTCTGGGCGTAG
- a CDS encoding DUF2087 domain-containing protein: MNTSRTTPDTHDLPSVEDPPPSCRDLVGVLAQTDRRDAFAALALGATRLEEVAERTGLRPAAAAVALRGLVDGRIAAYDTEARAYRLLDDTFRLAVRAEVRISGRGGGDGAGAYFRKGRLTSIPGATEVRARVLAVVADSFEAGVTYSEAKVNALCGQWFDDWVTLRRALVDEELLRRDESGTRYVRV; this comes from the coding sequence GTGAACACATCCCGCACCACACCCGACACCCATGACCTCCCCTCCGTCGAGGACCCGCCGCCCTCCTGCCGCGATCTCGTCGGCGTGCTCGCGCAGACCGATCGGCGGGACGCCTTCGCGGCGCTCGCGCTCGGCGCCACCCGCCTCGAAGAGGTGGCCGAGCGGACGGGGCTGCGCCCGGCCGCCGCCGCGGTCGCGCTGCGCGGGCTCGTCGACGGGCGGATCGCCGCGTACGACACCGAGGCCCGCGCCTATCGGCTCCTGGACGACACGTTCCGGCTGGCCGTCCGGGCCGAGGTGCGGATCTCCGGGCGTGGCGGCGGGGACGGCGCGGGGGCCTACTTCCGCAAGGGCCGACTGACCTCGATCCCCGGTGCCACGGAGGTGCGCGCCCGGGTGCTCGCCGTCGTCGCCGACTCCTTCGAGGCCGGGGTCACCTACTCCGAGGCCAAGGTCAACGCCCTCTGCGGCCAGTGGTTCGACGACTGGGTGACCCTGCGCCGGGCGCTCGTGGACGAGGAACTGCTGCGCCGGGACGAGTCGGGCACACGGTACGTACGAGTCTGA
- a CDS encoding MoaD/ThiS family protein: MAIEVRIPTILRQYTDGQKAVEGAGATLADLFTDLETRHAGIHARIVDGGELRRFVNVYLNDEDVRFLEGINTKLSDGDNVTILPAVAGGMA; the protein is encoded by the coding sequence ATGGCCATCGAGGTCCGCATCCCCACCATCCTCCGCCAGTACACCGACGGTCAGAAGGCGGTGGAGGGGGCCGGTGCCACCCTCGCCGACCTGTTCACCGACCTGGAGACCCGTCACGCCGGCATCCACGCCCGCATCGTGGACGGCGGTGAACTGCGCCGCTTCGTCAACGTCTACCTGAACGACGAGGACGTCCGCTTCCTGGAGGGCATCAACACCAAGCTGTCCGACGGCGACAACGTGACGATCCTGCCGGCCGTGGCCGGCGGCATGGCCTGA
- a CDS encoding PTS transporter subunit EIIC, with protein MSTATAPTAAPAKKWGSGLFQGLQKVGRSLQLPIAVLPAAGILLRLGQADVFGKDGLGWNKVASVFATAGDAVFANLPLLFCVGIAIGFAKKADGSTALAALVGFLVYKNVLTAFPITEAQVTKGADVAATYNDPKVFGGIIMGLIAAVTWQRFHRTKLPDWLGFFNGRRLVPILMAFIGTAVGVFFGLVWEPIGGVITNFGEWMTGLGAVGAGIFGAINRALLPVGMHQFVNTVAWQEIGSFKDASGAVWHGDLPRFFHGDPTAGQFMTGFFPIMMFALPAAALAITHTARPERRKAVGGMMLSLALTSFVTGITEPIEFAFMFIAPVLYVIHAVLTAISMAVTWALGVHHGFSFSAGAIDYFLNWNLATKPWMIIPIGLVFAAVYYFVFRFAITNWNLPTPGREPEEEVEDLTKA; from the coding sequence ATGAGCACCGCCACCGCGCCAACGGCGGCCCCCGCGAAGAAGTGGGGATCCGGTCTTTTCCAGGGCCTTCAGAAGGTCGGCCGCAGTCTGCAGCTGCCCATCGCCGTGCTGCCGGCGGCGGGCATCCTGCTGCGTCTCGGCCAGGCCGACGTGTTCGGCAAGGACGGGCTCGGCTGGAACAAGGTGGCCTCGGTGTTCGCCACAGCCGGCGACGCCGTGTTCGCCAACCTGCCGCTGCTGTTCTGCGTCGGCATCGCCATCGGCTTCGCCAAGAAGGCCGACGGCTCCACCGCGCTGGCGGCGCTGGTCGGCTTCCTGGTGTACAAGAACGTGCTGACCGCGTTCCCGATCACCGAGGCCCAGGTCACCAAGGGTGCGGATGTCGCCGCAACCTACAACGACCCCAAGGTCTTCGGCGGCATCATCATGGGCCTCATAGCCGCCGTCACCTGGCAGCGCTTCCACCGCACCAAGCTCCCCGACTGGCTGGGCTTCTTCAACGGCCGCCGTCTGGTGCCGATCCTGATGGCCTTCATCGGTACCGCCGTCGGTGTCTTCTTCGGTCTGGTCTGGGAGCCCATCGGTGGTGTGATCACCAACTTCGGCGAGTGGATGACCGGCCTCGGCGCTGTCGGCGCGGGCATCTTCGGCGCGATCAACCGCGCGCTGCTGCCGGTCGGCATGCACCAGTTCGTCAACACGGTGGCCTGGCAGGAGATCGGCTCCTTCAAGGATGCCTCCGGTGCCGTCTGGCACGGTGACCTGCCGCGCTTCTTCCACGGCGACCCGACCGCCGGCCAGTTCATGACCGGCTTCTTCCCGATCATGATGTTCGCGCTGCCGGCCGCCGCCCTGGCGATCACGCACACCGCCCGCCCGGAGCGCCGCAAGGCCGTCGGCGGCATGATGCTCTCGCTCGCGCTGACCTCGTTCGTCACCGGTATCACCGAGCCGATCGAGTTCGCGTTCATGTTCATCGCGCCGGTGCTGTACGTCATCCACGCGGTGCTGACCGCCATCTCGATGGCCGTCACCTGGGCCCTGGGCGTCCACCACGGCTTCAGCTTCTCGGCCGGTGCGATCGACTACTTCCTCAACTGGAACCTCGCCACCAAGCCCTGGATGATCATCCCGATCGGTCTGGTCTTCGCTGCGGTCTACTACTTCGTCTTCCGCTTCGCCATCACCAACTGGAACCTCCCCACCCCGGGCCGCGAACCCGAGGAGGAGGTGGAGGACCTCACCAAGGCGTGA
- the rph gene encoding ribonuclease PH — MSRIDGRTPEQLRPVTIERGWSKHAEGSVLISFGDTKVFCTASVTEGVPRWRKGSGEGWVTAEYSMLPRATNTRGDRESVRGKIGGRTHEISRLIGRSLRAVIDYKALGENTIVLDCDVLQADGGTRTAAITGAYVALADAVAWAQGRKLIKAGRQPLAGTVSAVSVGIVAGVPLLDLRYEEDVKADTDMNVVCTGDGRFVEVQGTAEAEPFAREELNSLLDLAVSGCDELAALQRKALDTVLER; from the coding sequence ATGTCTCGAATCGACGGCCGCACGCCCGAACAGCTCCGCCCGGTCACCATCGAACGCGGGTGGAGCAAGCACGCCGAGGGCTCCGTCCTCATCTCCTTCGGCGACACGAAGGTCTTCTGCACCGCCTCCGTCACCGAAGGCGTCCCCCGCTGGCGCAAGGGCAGCGGCGAGGGCTGGGTCACCGCCGAGTACTCCATGCTCCCGCGCGCCACCAACACCCGCGGCGACCGCGAGTCCGTACGCGGCAAGATCGGCGGCCGTACCCACGAGATCTCCCGCCTCATCGGCCGTTCCCTGCGCGCCGTCATCGACTACAAGGCGCTCGGCGAGAACACGATCGTCCTCGACTGCGACGTCCTCCAGGCCGACGGCGGCACCCGTACGGCGGCCATCACCGGCGCGTACGTCGCTCTCGCCGACGCCGTCGCCTGGGCCCAGGGCCGGAAGCTGATCAAGGCCGGCCGTCAGCCCCTGGCAGGAACGGTGTCCGCGGTCTCCGTCGGCATCGTCGCCGGCGTCCCCCTCCTCGACCTCCGCTACGAGGAGGACGTGAAGGCCGACACCGACATGAACGTCGTCTGCACCGGCGACGGCCGCTTCGTCGAGGTCCAGGGCACCGCCGAGGCCGAGCCGTTCGCCCGCGAGGAACTCAACTCGCTGCTGGACCTGGCGGTTTCCGGCTGCGACGAGCTGGCCGCCCTTCAGCGCAAGGCACTTGATACGGTCCTCGAAAGGTAA
- a CDS encoding DUF3618 domain-containing protein, protein MADTSDTRSPAEIEADIKRRRDTLAETLDEIGVRVHPKTIVGDARAKVVSNIDHTLGKAYVSVNRVVSDVRGQFVDEDGAPRIERIVPVALVVVGVVGLLAFSTRRRRA, encoded by the coding sequence GTGGCGGATACCTCGGACACCAGAAGCCCGGCCGAGATCGAGGCGGACATCAAGCGCCGCCGCGACACCCTCGCCGAGACGCTCGACGAGATCGGCGTCCGTGTGCATCCGAAGACCATCGTGGGCGACGCCAGGGCCAAGGTCGTCTCCAACATCGACCACACCCTGGGCAAGGCGTACGTCTCGGTCAACCGGGTCGTCAGCGATGTCCGGGGCCAGTTCGTCGACGAGGACGGGGCGCCCCGGATCGAGCGCATCGTGCCCGTCGCCCTCGTGGTCGTCGGTGTGGTCGGGCTCCTGGCCTTCAGCACCCGGCGCCGTAGGGCCTGA